The proteins below are encoded in one region of Mauremys reevesii isolate NIE-2019 linkage group 15, ASM1616193v1, whole genome shotgun sequence:
- the LOC120382931 gene encoding zinc finger protein 641-like, with product MQENYETVTSLGFPLPKPELIVRLERGEEPWVPDLQPWKERRLPRCTHTVTRLSCPRCTFLGRKAGRRKLADVAVSFGL from the exons atgcaggagaactacgagacagtgacctcactgg GATTCCcccttcccaaacctgagctgattGTCCGGCtagaacgaggggaagagccatgggtgcCCGATCTCCAGCCCTGGAAGGAAAGAAGGCTTCCGAGATGCACTCATACAG TGACCAGACTGAGCTGTCCAAGATGCACATTCCTGGGGCGCAAGGCTGGGAGGAGAAAACTGGCTGATGTTGCTGTGTCGTTTG